A part of Bosea sp. (in: a-proteobacteria) genomic DNA contains:
- a CDS encoding response regulator — MALDTSMPILIVDDYQTMVRIIKNLLRQLGFENVDDAADGGAALDKLKQKKYGLVISDWNMEPMTGYELLRQVRADDGLRNTPFIMVTAESKTENVIAAKKAGVSNYIVKPFNAHTLKSKIDAVCGV; from the coding sequence ATGGCTCTTGACACATCGATGCCGATCCTGATCGTGGACGATTACCAGACCATGGTGCGCATCATCAAGAACCTGCTCAGGCAGCTCGGCTTCGAGAATGTCGACGACGCTGCGGACGGCGGCGCCGCGCTCGACAAGCTCAAGCAGAAGAAGTACGGCCTCGTGATCTCCGACTGGAACATGGAGCCGATGACGGGCTACGAGCTGCTGCGCCAGGTGCGCGCCGATGACGGCCTGCGCAACACGCCCTTCATCATGGTCACGGCTGAATCCAAGACCGAGAACGTCATCGCCGCCAAGAAGGCCGGCGTGAGCAATTACATCGTCAAGCCGTTCAACGCGCACACGCTGAAGTCGAAGATCGATGCGGTCTGCGGCGTCTGA
- a CDS encoding EAL domain-containing protein: MAALPKLSALHNEAALRAPLLSTLTGIAAAVGLAIALPPSYAAAASVATMGLASLSALLALDARRREQADALARNVGELNVRLAAARIKLDSLQARTDSEPLRQADFAPTRAALSELTAEVGLLGGVLRDVATAVSEHEEKLSGLPAEEEKAPSPRDGASLAATRESPAAGQLVAQPAAQVDADLRKRDEVRLAALKEAFAAGGLEIHLQPVASLPQRRTVGYEALARLRMPDGALLQPAEFLAALERAGQGANLDAQVLTQVLAIAGHLNGKGLDHFISLNLSRGTWAESRALGSIARVLDTYRAQSARVVIEIPQRVWRSLDPTRLGIIGGMAAGGLRFALDQVTDLRLDPAALSDRGVRFVKASAPVLAGLTQGSSGLDIDAGDLAQLLRRAGVEFIGERAETDRMVADLIDLDIRFAQGFAISQPRAVKPEAFQPATTPAVATGSAEALVDNLPMNARPAPPRVAAQPVTLAQGERTMQGRGGAQATVQSAPSSAQATVQSAPSGAKATVQSAPAGAQPDLPVRVPFRAVLRRANG, from the coding sequence ATGGCCGCCCTGCCAAAGCTCAGCGCGCTCCACAACGAGGCAGCCCTGCGCGCGCCGCTTTTGAGCACGCTGACCGGCATCGCCGCTGCCGTCGGCCTCGCCATCGCGCTTCCTCCTTCCTATGCGGCGGCGGCCTCGGTCGCGACCATGGGGCTTGCCTCGCTGTCCGCGCTTCTGGCGCTCGATGCGCGTCGCCGTGAGCAGGCCGATGCGCTGGCCCGGAATGTCGGCGAGCTCAACGTGCGTCTGGCGGCGGCCCGCATCAAGCTCGACTCGCTGCAGGCCCGCACCGATTCAGAGCCCCTGCGCCAGGCGGATTTCGCGCCCACCCGCGCCGCCCTCTCCGAACTCACGGCCGAGGTCGGGCTGCTGGGCGGGGTGCTGCGCGATGTCGCCACCGCCGTCTCCGAGCATGAGGAGAAGCTCAGCGGCTTGCCGGCGGAGGAGGAGAAGGCGCCATCGCCGCGAGACGGGGCTTCCCTCGCCGCCACCCGCGAGAGCCCCGCCGCTGGACAACTTGTCGCGCAGCCCGCCGCGCAGGTCGATGCCGACCTGCGCAAGCGTGACGAGGTCCGCCTCGCCGCGCTGAAGGAGGCCTTCGCGGCCGGCGGGCTCGAGATTCATCTGCAGCCGGTCGCCTCGCTACCGCAGCGCCGCACGGTGGGCTACGAGGCGCTGGCGCGGCTGCGCATGCCTGATGGCGCCCTTCTGCAGCCGGCCGAATTCCTGGCGGCGCTGGAGCGGGCCGGTCAGGGCGCCAATCTCGATGCGCAGGTGCTGACCCAGGTCCTCGCCATTGCCGGCCATCTCAACGGCAAGGGGCTCGACCACTTCATCTCGCTCAACCTCTCCCGGGGCACCTGGGCGGAGTCCCGCGCCCTTGGCTCCATCGCGCGGGTGCTGGACACCTACCGCGCGCAGTCGGCGCGGGTCGTGATCGAGATCCCGCAGCGCGTCTGGCGCTCGCTCGATCCCACGCGCCTCGGCATCATCGGCGGCATGGCGGCCGGCGGGCTGCGCTTCGCCCTCGATCAGGTCACAGATCTTCGCCTCGACCCAGCAGCCCTGTCGGATCGCGGCGTGCGCTTCGTCAAGGCGAGCGCGCCGGTCCTCGCCGGCCTGACGCAGGGCTCCTCGGGCCTCGACATCGACGCCGGCGACCTTGCCCAGCTGCTGCGCCGGGCGGGCGTCGAGTTCATTGGCGAGCGCGCCGAGACCGACCGGATGGTGGCCGACCTCATCGATCTCGACATCCGCTTCGCGCAGGGCTTCGCCATTTCGCAGCCGCGCGCGGTCAAGCCCGAAGCGTTCCAGCCGGCCACGACGCCGGCGGTCGCCACGGGTTCGGCCGAGGCGCTGGTCGACAACCTGCCCATGAACGCGCGTCCCGCGCCGCCCCGCGTCGCGGCCCAGCCCGTGACCCTGGCTCAGGGCGAGCGGACCATGCAGGGCAGGGGGGGCGCGCAAGCAACTGTCCAGAGCGCGCCTTCGAGCGCGCAAGCAACTGTCCAGAGCGCGCCTTCGGGCGCGAAAGCAACCGTCCAGAGCGCGCCTGCGGGCGCGCAGCCGGATCTGCCGGTGCGCGTGCCCTTCCGTGCCGTGCTGCGCCGGGCCAACGGCTGA
- a CDS encoding TIGR01459 family HAD-type hydrolase, whose protein sequence is MPDLSAATAHGVAAAPRLVDGLRELAGGIDVLLCDVWGVVHNGQSAHPAACAALETYRAGGGLVVMVSNSPRPSPDVIPQLLGYGVTRSSFDRIITSGDLTRQMITARAGQPLLHLGPGRDHTLFAGLDAPRAGVEDAEYCVCTGFADDESETPDDYAAILAAMAARGLTMICANPDLIVERGHRLIPCAGAMAQVYEKLGGETIYAGKPHRPVYEQALAIAGELRGGPVDLARVLGIGDAIRTDVAGAHGIGVRSILLLDGIHWGDVGRQDWRDHHGDWLRAQPFQPTYVMPRLSW, encoded by the coding sequence ATGCCTGACTTGTCCGCTGCCACCGCACATGGCGTTGCCGCAGCGCCCCGGCTGGTTGACGGCTTGCGCGAACTGGCTGGCGGCATCGACGTGCTGCTGTGCGATGTCTGGGGCGTGGTGCACAATGGCCAGAGCGCGCACCCTGCGGCCTGCGCGGCGCTGGAGACCTATCGCGCGGGCGGCGGGCTCGTCGTCATGGTGTCGAATTCTCCGCGGCCCTCGCCCGATGTCATCCCCCAGCTGCTTGGCTATGGCGTGACCCGGTCCTCCTTCGACCGCATCATAACCTCCGGCGATCTGACCCGCCAGATGATCACAGCCCGCGCCGGCCAGCCGCTGCTGCATCTGGGCCCCGGGCGCGACCACACGCTGTTCGCTGGCCTTGATGCCCCGCGCGCCGGCGTGGAGGATGCAGAATACTGCGTCTGCACCGGGTTCGCCGACGACGAGAGCGAGACGCCGGACGACTATGCCGCCATTCTCGCCGCAATGGCCGCGCGCGGGCTGACGATGATCTGCGCCAATCCTGATCTCATCGTCGAGCGCGGCCATCGGCTGATCCCCTGCGCGGGGGCCATGGCGCAGGTTTACGAGAAGCTGGGCGGGGAGACCATCTACGCCGGCAAGCCGCACCGCCCCGTCTATGAGCAGGCGCTTGCCATCGCCGGCGAACTGCGCGGCGGCCCCGTCGATCTGGCGCGCGTCTTGGGAATCGGCGACGCGATCCGCACCGATGTCGCGGGAGCGCATGGCATCGGCGTGCGCTCGATCCTGCTGCTCGATGGCATTCACTGGGGTGATGTCGGCCGCCAGGACTGGCGCGACCACCATGGCGACTGGCTCAGGGCCCAGCCTTTCCAGCCGACCTATGTCATGCCGCGCCTGAGCTGGTGA
- a CDS encoding signal peptidase II produces MAASPARFGSVVAACVFLADQLSKLWILFWVRLEDTGPWVLAPFLEFVMVWNRGISYGLFQQSNDLGRWALVGLSIAASIWLSLWLRRSARRSEALALGLIVGGALGNVIDRIAYGAVADFVHLHWGAWSWYVFNIADAAIVVGVILLLYDTLILDRAAPGG; encoded by the coding sequence ATGGCTGCCTCGCCCGCACGCTTCGGTTCGGTGGTGGCGGCCTGCGTCTTCCTCGCCGATCAGCTCTCCAAGCTCTGGATCCTGTTCTGGGTCCGGCTGGAGGACACCGGGCCCTGGGTGCTCGCGCCCTTCCTCGAATTCGTGATGGTCTGGAACCGGGGCATTTCTTACGGGCTGTTCCAGCAGTCGAACGATCTGGGTCGCTGGGCGCTGGTTGGGCTTTCGATCGCGGCCTCGATCTGGCTTTCGCTCTGGCTGCGGCGCTCGGCACGGCGCAGCGAGGCGCTGGCGCTGGGCCTCATCGTGGGCGGAGCGCTGGGCAATGTCATCGACCGGATCGCATATGGAGCCGTGGCGGATTTCGTGCATCTGCACTGGGGAGCGTGGAGCTGGTATGTCTTCAACATCGCCGATGCCGCCATTGTTGTCGGGGTGATCCTCTTGCTGTATGACACGCTGATATTGGATCGTGCGGCGCCCGGCGGTTGA
- a CDS encoding bifunctional riboflavin kinase/FAD synthetase — MSSELSPLAASALTAWTGEGAAPAPLRGAVVAIGNFDGVHLGHKALLVEAARLAAAQGRGTKSGGAERLAVGLITFEPHPRSVFRPDQPVFRLTTPLMRRILAAENGCEAIAELPFDKPFAARSAASFIDELLLGQIDVAGVVIGGDFAFGRSREGDADMLRDRLRAAGRFVSVAAPVLDGEGGVVSSSRIRDALGQGDVARANALLGHRWRIAAEVVHGDKRGRLLGYPTANMALPPDNRLRHGIYAVRLRIDGAWRGGVASFGRRPTFDDGAPRLESHVFDYAGDLYGRTVEVEFAGWIRGELKFDSVDALIARMDADSLVARGMLG; from the coding sequence GTGTCGAGCGAACTCTCCCCCCTTGCAGCAAGTGCGCTCACGGCCTGGACCGGGGAGGGCGCAGCGCCCGCGCCCCTGCGCGGCGCGGTGGTGGCGATCGGCAACTTCGACGGCGTCCACCTCGGCCACAAGGCGCTTCTGGTCGAGGCGGCGAGGCTTGCGGCGGCTCAGGGCCGTGGGACGAAATCTGGCGGGGCTGAACGCCTTGCGGTGGGGCTGATCACCTTCGAGCCGCATCCGCGCAGCGTCTTCAGGCCGGATCAGCCCGTATTCCGGCTCACCACGCCGCTGATGCGGCGCATCCTTGCGGCGGAGAATGGGTGCGAGGCCATCGCCGAGCTGCCGTTTGACAAGCCCTTCGCCGCCCGCAGCGCCGCCTCCTTCATCGATGAGCTGCTGCTTGGACAGATCGATGTCGCCGGCGTCGTCATCGGCGGGGACTTCGCCTTTGGCCGCAGCCGCGAAGGCGATGCCGACATGCTGCGGGATCGGCTGCGGGCGGCGGGCCGCTTCGTTTCGGTGGCCGCGCCGGTGCTGGACGGGGAGGGTGGCGTCGTCTCCTCCTCGCGCATCCGCGATGCGCTCGGGCAGGGCGATGTGGCCCGGGCCAATGCGCTGCTCGGCCACCGCTGGCGCATCGCGGCCGAGGTCGTGCACGGCGACAAGCGCGGCCGGCTCCTTGGCTATCCCACCGCCAACATGGCGCTGCCGCCCGACAATCGGCTGCGGCACGGCATCTATGCGGTGCGCCTGCGGATCGACGGCGCCTGGCGCGGCGGCGTGGCCAGCTTCGGCCGCCGCCCGACCTTCGACGATGGCGCGCCGCGGCTCGAGAGCCATGTATTCGATTACGCCGGCGATCTTTATGGACGCACCGTGGAGGTCGAGTTCGCCGGCTGGATCAGGGGCGAGCTGAAGTTCGATTCGGTGGATGCGTTGATCGCCCGCATGGATGCCGATTCGCTGGTCGCCCGCGGCATGCTCGGCTAA
- a CDS encoding methyl-accepting chemotaxis protein yields MKRPVVSGMSLHVRMALGVILLIMASAACLGALSVSIVNSSIMSSGFQAQNNAMKLAAHLMRTSQPGIEVLHSPLGVDRIRMPAVEGFSDHRLVDTVAQILGGKATIFRWDPERGDYERISTSVRRPDGGRAVGGHLGTAAPAFAAVRSGLLYLGETSLHGVAYLDQYVPIVTPNGAVSGILNVGARKYELQAMANGIDSAIMIGSAFLALLGGAVGFIMMSRSLNPLGPLAGSIRELARGKLSSMVGYRDRKDVFGDMARSIELLRASLVEKEMMTEEEARQTSERMQRAEHIADAARHLNQSVEQSVCSVLETTTLLRANAEQLRQAADMTASQLGAASAASAGSADSVRIAAAAADQLNSVIADISHQISQGSSVTAEAVAAMDTTRELVGILAASSTRIGEVVKLITSIAEQTNLLALNATIEAARAGEAGRGFAVVAQEVKQLASQTARATDEIRRQVAEMQGATHQAVGAIGGIGETIAMIDRITISIAGAVEQQGAATLEIARSISDAASSSAEMTNAIVAVDQASKRSALSAAGELDSAAETVMRNADMLRQAVGQHISTIKAA; encoded by the coding sequence ATGAAGCGGCCTGTTGTCTCGGGTATGTCGCTGCACGTCAGGATGGCGCTCGGCGTGATCCTGCTGATCATGGCCAGCGCGGCGTGCCTTGGCGCGCTTTCCGTGTCGATCGTCAATTCCAGCATCATGAGCAGCGGCTTCCAGGCCCAGAACAACGCTATGAAGCTGGCTGCGCACCTGATGCGCACCTCCCAGCCCGGCATCGAGGTTCTGCATTCTCCGCTTGGCGTGGACCGCATCCGGATGCCCGCTGTCGAGGGCTTCTCCGATCATCGCCTTGTCGACACCGTGGCCCAGATCCTTGGCGGGAAGGCCACGATCTTCCGCTGGGACCCCGAGCGCGGCGATTACGAGCGCATCAGCACCTCCGTGCGCAGGCCCGATGGCGGGCGCGCGGTCGGCGGCCATCTCGGCACGGCGGCTCCGGCCTTCGCGGCGGTGCGTTCCGGCCTGCTGTATCTGGGCGAGACCAGTCTGCATGGCGTCGCCTATCTCGATCAGTATGTGCCCATCGTCACGCCCAACGGCGCGGTGAGCGGCATCCTCAATGTCGGCGCCCGCAAGTACGAGTTGCAGGCGATGGCCAACGGCATCGACAGCGCCATCATGATCGGCTCGGCCTTCCTGGCTTTGCTTGGCGGCGCGGTCGGCTTCATCATGATGAGCCGGAGCCTGAACCCGCTCGGCCCGCTGGCCGGGTCGATCCGCGAGCTGGCGCGCGGCAAGCTCTCCAGTATGGTGGGTTATCGCGACCGCAAGGATGTCTTCGGCGACATGGCCCGCTCCATCGAGCTGCTTCGCGCCTCGCTGGTCGAGAAGGAAATGATGACGGAGGAAGAGGCCCGCCAAACCAGCGAGCGCATGCAGCGCGCCGAGCACATCGCGGATGCCGCGCGCCATCTCAACCAGTCCGTGGAGCAGTCGGTGTGCAGCGTGCTCGAGACCACCACGCTGCTGCGCGCCAATGCCGAGCAGCTCCGGCAGGCCGCCGACATGACAGCCTCGCAGCTCGGCGCGGCCTCGGCGGCCTCGGCCGGGTCCGCCGACAGCGTGCGGATTGCGGCCGCCGCCGCAGACCAGCTCAATTCCGTGATCGCCGACATTTCCCACCAGATCAGCCAGGGCTCCTCGGTCACCGCCGAGGCCGTCGCTGCCATGGACACAACGCGCGAACTTGTCGGCATCCTCGCCGCCTCATCCACCCGCATCGGCGAGGTGGTGAAGCTCATCACCTCCATCGCCGAGCAGACAAACCTGCTCGCGCTCAACGCCACCATCGAGGCCGCCCGCGCCGGCGAGGCGGGGCGCGGCTTCGCCGTGGTGGCGCAGGAGGTCAAGCAACTCGCCAGCCAGACCGCGCGCGCCACGGACGAGATCCGCCGCCAGGTCGCGGAAATGCAGGGCGCCACCCACCAGGCCGTCGGCGCCATCGGCGGCATCGGCGAGACCATCGCCATGATCGACCGAATCACGATCTCCATAGCCGGCGCGGTCGAGCAGCAGGGCGCCGCCACACTGGAAATCGCGCGCTCGATCTCGGACGCCGCAAGCTCCAGCGCCGAGATGACCAACGCCATCGTCGCCGTGGACCAGGCCTCCAAGCGCAGCGCCTTGAGCGCGGCGGGCGAGCTGGATAGCGCAGCCGAAACGGTGATGCGCAATGCCGACATGCTGCGCCAGGCTGTCGGCCAGCACATCTCCACCATCAAGGCGGCCTGA
- a CDS encoding insulinase family protein — MVWYCNGSADDPVGKSGIAHFLEHLMFKGTARYPAGVFSKTLAALGGQENAFTSYDYTAYFQRVAREHLAAVMDYEADRMTGLAFDEDVVAPERDVVLEERRMRVDADPGAQLSEEMTAALFTHHPYGLPIIGWEHEISDLQHADAFAYYRRFYTPDNAILVVAGDTDVDEVRPLAERIYGPIAPTGAAPVGRRLVEPPARAARTVTVADARVRQPILYRQFAAPSYGRATGDEAFALDLALDIMGGGATSRLYRDLVVEGGVASNVSGSYWGSMLDSGRISLSAVPSPGVTLEALEAALNLAVERFLASGPTEAELRRSRTRLVADTIYARDSQSSLARLYGSSLAVGDSIEDIERWPERLEAVTAGQVVAAARAHVDLRRGVTGRLMNA; from the coding sequence ATGGTCTGGTATTGCAACGGCTCGGCCGACGATCCGGTCGGCAAGTCGGGGATCGCGCACTTCCTTGAGCATCTGATGTTCAAGGGCACGGCGCGCTATCCGGCCGGCGTCTTCTCGAAGACGCTCGCGGCCCTTGGCGGGCAGGAGAACGCGTTCACCTCCTATGACTACACCGCCTATTTCCAGCGCGTGGCCCGCGAGCATCTCGCCGCCGTGATGGACTATGAGGCGGACCGCATGACCGGCCTCGCCTTCGACGAGGATGTGGTGGCGCCCGAGCGCGATGTCGTGCTCGAAGAACGGCGGATGCGCGTCGACGCCGACCCTGGCGCGCAGCTTTCCGAGGAAATGACCGCCGCGCTGTTCACGCACCATCCCTATGGCCTGCCGATCATCGGCTGGGAGCATGAGATTTCCGATCTCCAGCACGCCGATGCCTTCGCCTATTACCGGCGCTTCTACACGCCCGACAACGCCATCCTCGTGGTGGCGGGCGACACCGACGTCGATGAGGTGCGGCCCCTCGCGGAGCGCATCTACGGGCCGATCGCGCCCACGGGCGCAGCGCCCGTGGGCCGACGCCTCGTCGAGCCCCCGGCGCGCGCCGCCCGCACCGTCACCGTGGCCGATGCCCGCGTGCGCCAGCCGATCCTTTATCGCCAGTTCGCCGCGCCGAGCTATGGCAGGGCAACCGGCGATGAAGCCTTCGCGCTGGATCTGGCCCTCGACATCATGGGCGGCGGCGCGACCTCCCGGCTCTACCGCGATCTGGTCGTGGAAGGGGGCGTGGCCTCCAATGTCAGCGGCTCCTACTGGGGCTCGATGCTGGATTCAGGCCGCATATCGCTCTCGGCAGTGCCCAGCCCTGGCGTCACGCTGGAGGCGCTCGAGGCCGCGCTGAACCTTGCCGTCGAGCGTTTCCTCGCCAGCGGCCCGACGGAGGCCGAATTGCGCCGCTCGCGCACGCGGCTTGTGGCCGACACCATCTATGCGCGCGATAGCCAGTCGAGCCTTGCGCGGCTCTACGGCTCCTCCCTCGCGGTCGGCGACAGCATCGAGGATATCGAGCGCTGGCCCGAGCGGCTCGAAGCCGTCACCGCCGGGCAGGTCGTCGCTGCGGCGCGCGCCCATGTCGATCTCAGGCGCGGCGTCACCGGGCGCCTGATGAACGCCTGA
- a CDS encoding isoleucine--tRNA ligase — MTDVPDTPATRDYSQTLNLPQTGFPMRAGLPNLEPRLLARWQETGLYARLRKAARGRDRFVLHDGPPYANGDIHIGHALNKILKDLVVRGAQMAGHDSNYVPGWDCHGLPIEWKIEEQYRARGKNKDEVPIIEFRKECRAFAEHWVGVQREQFKRLGVEGDWDKPYLTMSYPAEAQIAREIMKFATNGLLYRGSKPVMWSVVERTALAEAEIEYHDYQSDMVWVAFPVRKYGSAVGVTGILGIGESVLDASNARQALESASILIWTTTPWTIPGNRAISFNNRIGYGLYELTGLLDGSFATLGKRYIVADKLADEVFGKAKAVATRLMDVPADLLGGITCAHPLAGEGYDFDVPLLDGDHVTDDAGTGFVHTAPGHGREDFDIWMRADTQQMLRAKGIDTAIPYTVDADGTYTKDAPGFAGSAVITGKGEKGDANEAVIKALIEAGNLFARGRLKHQYPHSWRSKKPVIFRNTPQWFIAMDKPFMAGQTLRDASLAGIRATQWVPASGENRIRGMIEAKPDWVVSRQRAWGVPITVFVARRDLPAHGLGEGEILRDERVNHAIGEAFEAEGGDAWFASADGSRFLAPFGFAAADFEKVNDVLDVWFDSGSTHAYVLEDAAHFPDLAGTRRKVDGGRDTVMYLEGSDQHRGWFHSSLIESCGTRGRPPFDVVLTHGFTMDEKGQKMSKSLGNVVAPQKIIAESGADILRLWVASVDYSDDQRIGPEILKTMQETYRKLRNTIRWMLGTLAHFDEAARVTDAASMPEMERLMLHRLAELDVQVRAAYAAYDYKRVVALLAQFMTADLSAFYFDVRKDALYCDPASSHVRRSSLTVVDHIFRCIAVWLAPILVFTAEEAWLERYPAVKEAGGSVHLETFPDVPASWRDEALDSRWEAIRRVRRVITGALELQRAAKVIGSSLEAAPELFIADPGLASALAGVDLAEIAITSGITLTAGEGPADAFRVEDVRGVAVRFQPAGGIKCARSWRYFDPATADPSYPDITPRDAMALRELGVTTA; from the coding sequence ATGACGGACGTTCCTGACACACCCGCCACGCGCGACTACTCGCAGACGCTGAACCTGCCGCAGACCGGGTTCCCCATGCGCGCGGGCCTGCCCAATCTCGAACCGCGCCTGCTTGCCCGCTGGCAGGAGACGGGGCTCTATGCCCGCCTGCGCAAGGCCGCCAGGGGCCGCGACCGCTTCGTGCTGCATGACGGACCGCCCTACGCCAATGGCGACATCCACATCGGCCATGCGCTCAACAAGATCCTCAAGGACCTCGTGGTGCGCGGCGCGCAGATGGCGGGCCATGACAGCAACTACGTGCCCGGCTGGGACTGCCACGGCCTGCCCATCGAATGGAAGATCGAGGAGCAGTATCGCGCCAGGGGCAAGAACAAGGACGAGGTGCCGATCATCGAGTTCCGCAAGGAGTGCCGCGCCTTCGCCGAGCACTGGGTCGGCGTGCAGCGCGAGCAGTTCAAGCGCCTCGGCGTCGAGGGCGACTGGGACAAGCCCTACCTGACCATGAGCTACCCCGCCGAAGCGCAGATCGCGCGCGAGATCATGAAGTTTGCCACCAACGGCCTGCTCTATCGCGGCTCCAAGCCGGTGATGTGGAGCGTCGTCGAGCGCACCGCGCTGGCCGAGGCCGAGATCGAATACCACGACTACCAGAGCGACATGGTCTGGGTGGCGTTTCCGGTGCGCAAGTATGGCTCTGCGGTGGGCGTAACTGGTATTCTCGGAATTGGGGAATCGGTGCTGGATGCATCCAACGCGCGTCAAGCGCTTGAAAGCGCCTCCATCCTCATCTGGACCACCACCCCCTGGACCATCCCCGGCAATCGCGCGATCTCGTTCAATAACAGGATCGGCTATGGTCTTTATGAATTGACCGGGCTGCTTGATGGCAGCTTCGCCACGCTCGGCAAGCGCTACATCGTCGCCGACAAGCTAGCAGACGAGGTGTTCGGCAAGGCGAAAGCCGTTGCGACCCGGCTGATGGACGTTCCTGCCGACCTGCTTGGCGGCATCACCTGCGCCCACCCGCTCGCCGGCGAAGGCTACGATTTCGACGTGCCCCTGCTCGACGGCGACCATGTGACCGATGATGCCGGCACCGGCTTCGTCCACACCGCCCCCGGCCATGGCCGCGAGGACTTCGACATCTGGATGCGGGCGGATACGCAACAGATGCTCCGCGCCAAGGGCATCGACACGGCCATCCCCTACACGGTGGACGCCGATGGCACCTACACGAAGGACGCCCCCGGCTTTGCGGGCAGCGCCGTCATAACCGGCAAGGGCGAGAAGGGCGACGCCAACGAGGCCGTCATCAAGGCCCTGATCGAGGCCGGAAACCTCTTTGCCCGCGGCCGCCTCAAGCACCAGTATCCGCACAGCTGGCGCTCGAAGAAGCCCGTGATCTTCCGCAACACGCCGCAATGGTTCATCGCCATGGACAAGCCGTTCATGGCAGGCCAGACCCTCCGCGACGCCTCGCTCGCCGGCATCCGAGCCACGCAATGGGTGCCGGCCTCGGGCGAGAACCGCATCCGCGGCATGATCGAGGCCAAGCCTGATTGGGTCGTCTCGCGCCAGCGCGCCTGGGGCGTGCCCATCACCGTCTTCGTGGCGAGGCGGGACCTGCCGGCCCACGGCCTTGGCGAAGGCGAGATCCTTCGCGACGAGCGGGTGAACCATGCCATCGGCGAGGCTTTCGAGGCCGAAGGCGGCGACGCCTGGTTCGCCAGCGCCGACGGCAGCCGCTTCCTCGCACCGTTCGGCTTTGCCGCCGCCGACTTCGAGAAGGTCAATGACGTGCTCGATGTCTGGTTCGATTCAGGCTCGACCCACGCCTATGTGCTGGAGGATGCCGCGCATTTTCCTGATCTGGCCGGCACGCGCCGCAAGGTCGATGGCGGGCGCGACACGGTGATGTATCTCGAAGGCTCGGACCAGCATCGCGGCTGGTTCCACTCATCTCTGATCGAGAGCTGCGGCACGCGCGGCCGCCCGCCTTTCGATGTGGTCCTCACCCATGGCTTCACCATGGACGAGAAGGGCCAGAAGATGTCGAAATCGCTGGGCAACGTCGTCGCGCCGCAGAAGATCATCGCGGAATCAGGCGCCGACATCCTGCGCCTGTGGGTCGCCTCGGTGGATTACTCGGACGATCAGCGCATCGGGCCCGAAATCCTCAAGACCATGCAGGAAACCTACCGCAAGCTGCGCAACACCATCCGCTGGATGCTGGGCACGCTCGCCCATTTCGACGAGGCGGCCCGCGTCACGGATGCCGCCTCCATGCCCGAAATGGAGCGGCTGATGCTGCACCGGCTGGCTGAACTCGACGTCCAGGTGCGCGCCGCCTACGCCGCCTATGACTACAAGCGCGTGGTGGCGCTGCTGGCGCAGTTCATGACGGCCGATCTCTCGGCCTTCTATTTCGACGTGCGCAAGGACGCTCTTTATTGCGATCCCGCATCCAGCCATGTCCGCCGCTCGTCGCTCACCGTGGTCGATCATATCTTCCGCTGCATCGCGGTCTGGCTTGCGCCCATCCTCGTCTTCACCGCCGAGGAAGCCTGGCTCGAGCGCTATCCCGCCGTGAAGGAAGCCGGCGGCTCTGTGCATCTGGAAACCTTCCCCGACGTGCCGGCCTCGTGGCGCGACGAGGCGCTCGATTCGCGCTGGGAGGCGATCCGCCGCGTGCGGCGCGTCATCACCGGCGCGCTCGAACTCCAGCGCGCGGCCAAGGTGATCGGTTCTTCGTTGGAGGCCGCTCCGGAGCTGTTCATCGCCGATCCCGGGCTGGCGAGCGCGCTGGCGGGGGTCGACCTCGCCGAGATCGCCATCACCTCCGGCATCACCCTGACTGCCGGCGAGGGGCCGGCCGACGCCTTCCGCGTCGAGGACGTCAGGGGCGTGGCCGTGCGTTTCCAGCCGGCGGGCGGCATCAAATGCGCCCGCTCCTGGCGGTATTTCGACCCCGCCACGGCTGACCCCTCCTATCCCGACATCACCCCGCGCGACGCCATGGCGCTGCGCGAGCTTGGCGTGACGACGGCGTGA